From the Rhodoferax mekongensis genome, one window contains:
- the icmF gene encoding fused isobutyryl-CoA mutase/GTPase IcmF, with translation MTDLSADFKALANYRPTHKVRFVTAASLFDGHDAAINIMRRILQGMGAEVIHLGHNRSVDEVVTAALQEDVQGIAISSYQGGHVEYFKYMVDLLKSRGGAHIQVFGGGGGVIVPPEIRDLHAYGVSRIYSPEDGQRMGLQGMIGEMVMRCDKDITALAPTDLSAIQGHTEASWRALAQLLTAIEASKLNPALAQEIRAQAATKNIATIGITGTGGAGKSSLTDELIRRLRLDQNDALRVAVISIDPSRRKSGGALLGDRIRMNAISPWQQGSRVFMRSLATRDFGSEISAALPDVIAACKVAGFDLVVVETSGIGQGDAAIVPHVDVPLYVMTPEFGAASQLEKIDMLDFAEFVAINKFDRKGASDALRDVAKQVQRNKEAWNTPTEQMPVFGTMAARFNDDGVTALYQALLPRLKSLGVPLNEGSLPRVNVRHSSNQTPVVPAARTRYLAEISDTVRGYKKRAKEQARLAREIQQLRESGRMLREANPDKMNAVTAVTQLAAEREERMGAAERKLLTQWPEMQKAYAGDEYVVKIRDKEIRTALTTKSLSGTTIRKVALPQYEDHGEILKWLMLDNVPGSYPYTAGTFAFKREGEDPTRMFAGEGDAFRTNTRFKLLSSGMAAKRLSTAFDSVTLYGNDPDPRPDIYGKVGNSGVSIATLDDMKVLYGGFDLCSPSTSVSMTINGPAPSILAMFMNTAIDQNIDKFKADNGREPTDTEVAKIKEWVLANVRGTVQADILKEDQGQNTCIFSTEFSLKVMGDIAEYFVHHDVRNFYSVSISGYHIAEAGANPISQLAFTLSNGFTFVEAYLARGMHIDDFAPNLSFFFSNGMDPEYTVMGRVARRIWAVAMKEKYGANERSQKLKYHIQTSGRSLHAQEIQFNDIRTTLQALIAIYDNCNSLHTNAFDEAITTPTEDSVRRAMAIQLIINREWGLAKNENPNQGAFIIEELTELVEEAVLGEFERIAERGGVLGAMETGYQRGKIQDESMHYEMLKHTGELPIIGVNTFRNPHGDAVLDKLELARSTDDEKQNQLKRLQDFHTRHAAQAPTMLKKLQQAVIDNRNVFEVLMDAVRVCSLGQITSALFEVGGQYRRNM, from the coding sequence ATGACCGATCTGTCTGCCGACTTCAAAGCCCTGGCCAACTACCGCCCCACCCACAAGGTGCGCTTTGTCACTGCGGCCAGCCTGTTTGACGGCCACGACGCCGCCATCAACATCATGCGCCGCATCCTGCAGGGCATGGGCGCCGAAGTCATCCACCTGGGCCACAACCGCAGTGTGGACGAGGTCGTGACCGCCGCTTTGCAGGAAGACGTGCAAGGCATTGCCATCAGCTCCTACCAGGGCGGGCATGTGGAGTACTTCAAGTACATGGTGGACCTGCTGAAAAGCCGTGGCGGTGCGCACATCCAGGTGTTTGGCGGCGGCGGCGGCGTGATTGTGCCGCCCGAGATTCGCGATCTGCATGCCTATGGCGTGTCCCGCATCTACAGCCCCGAAGACGGCCAGCGCATGGGACTGCAAGGCATGATCGGCGAAATGGTGATGCGCTGCGACAAGGACATCACGGCACTGGCACCTACCGACTTGTCCGCCATTCAGGGCCATACCGAGGCCAGTTGGCGTGCACTGGCCCAGTTGCTGACCGCTATTGAGGCTTCCAAGCTCAATCCGGCTCTAGCGCAGGAAATACGTGCGCAAGCAGCTACCAAAAACATAGCGACTATCGGCATCACCGGTACGGGTGGTGCGGGCAAGTCCAGCCTGACGGACGAGCTGATCCGCCGCTTGCGGCTGGACCAGAATGACGCCTTGCGCGTCGCCGTCATCTCCATCGACCCGAGCCGCCGCAAGAGCGGGGGTGCTCTGCTGGGTGACCGCATCCGCATGAATGCCATTTCGCCTTGGCAGCAGGGAAGCCGCGTCTTCATGCGCTCGCTTGCGACCCGTGACTTCGGTTCCGAAATCAGCGCGGCCTTGCCGGATGTGATCGCTGCGTGCAAGGTGGCGGGCTTCGATTTGGTGGTGGTGGAAACCTCGGGCATCGGCCAAGGGGATGCGGCTATCGTCCCACATGTGGATGTGCCGCTGTACGTGATGACGCCTGAGTTCGGCGCTGCCAGCCAGCTCGAAAAAATCGACATGCTCGATTTTGCAGAGTTCGTGGCCATCAACAAGTTCGACCGCAAGGGTGCCAGCGATGCGCTGCGCGACGTGGCGAAGCAGGTGCAGCGCAACAAGGAAGCTTGGAACACACCTACCGAGCAGATGCCGGTGTTCGGCACCATGGCCGCGCGCTTCAATGACGATGGCGTCACCGCCCTGTACCAGGCCCTGTTGCCGCGTCTCAAGTCACTGGGCGTGCCACTGAATGAGGGCAGCCTGCCCCGCGTGAACGTACGCCACAGCTCCAACCAAACGCCGGTGGTGCCCGCGGCGCGCACCCGCTACCTGGCCGAGATCAGCGACACCGTGCGCGGCTATAAAAAACGCGCCAAAGAGCAAGCCCGCCTGGCGCGCGAAATCCAGCAACTGCGTGAGTCCGGCCGCATGTTGCGCGAAGCCAATCCCGACAAGATGAATGCGGTCACCGCGGTCACCCAACTGGCCGCTGAACGCGAAGAGCGCATGGGTGCCGCAGAGCGCAAGCTGCTGACCCAGTGGCCCGAGATGCAAAAGGCCTATGCGGGCGACGAGTACGTGGTGAAGATCCGCGACAAGGAAATCCGCACCGCGCTCACCACAAAGTCCCTCAGCGGCACCACCATCCGCAAAGTGGCCTTGCCGCAGTACGAGGACCATGGCGAAATTCTCAAGTGGCTCATGCTGGACAACGTGCCCGGCAGCTACCCTTACACCGCAGGTACCTTTGCCTTCAAGCGCGAGGGCGAGGACCCGACCCGCATGTTCGCGGGCGAGGGCGATGCCTTCCGCACCAACACGCGCTTCAAGCTGCTCAGCAGCGGCATGGCGGCCAAGCGCCTCTCAACCGCTTTCGACTCGGTCACGCTGTACGGCAACGATCCTGACCCGCGCCCGGACATTTATGGCAAGGTAGGTAACAGCGGCGTGAGCATCGCCACGCTGGACGACATGAAGGTGCTCTACGGTGGGTTTGATTTGTGCAGCCCGAGCACAAGTGTGTCCATGACCATCAATGGCCCGGCTCCAAGCATCCTGGCGATGTTCATGAACACGGCCATCGACCAGAACATCGATAAGTTCAAAGCAGACAACGGCCGCGAGCCTACCGACACCGAGGTCGCCAAAATCAAGGAATGGGTGCTGGCCAATGTGCGCGGCACGGTGCAGGCCGACATCCTGAAAGAAGACCAGGGCCAGAACACCTGCATCTTCAGCACCGAGTTCTCGCTCAAGGTGATGGGCGACATTGCAGAATACTTTGTGCACCACGACGTGCGCAACTTCTACAGCGTGTCCATCAGCGGTTACCACATTGCCGAGGCGGGGGCCAACCCCATCAGCCAGTTGGCGTTCACCTTGTCCAACGGCTTCACCTTTGTGGAGGCGTATCTGGCGCGCGGCATGCACATTGACGACTTCGCGCCCAACCTGAGCTTCTTCTTCAGCAATGGCATGGACCCCGAGTACACGGTGATGGGCCGCGTGGCCCGCCGCATCTGGGCCGTGGCGATGAAGGAGAAATACGGTGCCAACGAACGCAGCCAGAAGCTCAAGTACCACATCCAGACCAGCGGCCGCAGCCTGCACGCGCAAGAAATCCAGTTCAACGATATCCGCACCACGCTGCAGGCTTTGATTGCGATTTACGACAACTGCAACAGCCTGCACACCAACGCGTTTGACGAAGCCATCACCACGCCCACCGAAGACTCGGTGCGCCGTGCCATGGCCATCCAGCTCATCATCAACCGCGAGTGGGGCCTGGCCAAGAACGAGAACCCCAACCAGGGCGCTTTCATCATCGAAGAGTTGACCGAACTGGTGGAAGAAGCGGTGCTGGGCGAGTTTGAGCGGATTGCCGAGCGCGGCGGCGTACTGGGCGCCATGGAAACCGGCTACCAGCGCGGCAAGATTCAAGACGAATCCATGCACTACGAGATGCTCAAGCACACCGGCGAGCTGCCCATCATCGGTGTAAACACCTTCCGCAACCCGCATGGCGACGCGGTGCTGGACAAGCTGGAGCTGGCCCGCAGTACCGACGACGAAAAGCAAAACCAACTCAAGCGCCTGCAGGACTTTCACACCCGCCATGCTGCGCAGGCCCCCACCATGCTCAAAAAGCTGCAGCAGGCCGTTATCGACAACCGGAACGTGTTTGAGGTGCTGATGGATGCGGTGCGGGTGTGCTCCCTGGGCCAGATCACGAGTGCGCTTTTCGAGGTGGGCGGGCAGTACCGGCGGAATATGTAG
- a CDS encoding bifunctional diguanylate cyclase/phosphodiesterase has translation MLSKIPLWLGRLSVGRKLTLIYLLDLTAVIYVSGILIHEKYLAIDFARKEIVGASYTEAVRHNVMDAILLPADRPGVATLPEFDKARAAYDAELNTAAASQRLHELLVESRTDAEHARMLGQARDLLTIVGNQSNLILDPDLDSYYVMSLTLLRLPELLQVLLDTHNFMANWGLRVPGFNPNAQLLTLLGRLDAVQQGLESDYEQTWLAGSPELRAALGPAREALRTSLSQFARAVHDVNSASMSSEQAALLDASYRAALQDLSESWRVGIAQLQILLQTRVDQLFKRMWLHLGTALLLLGCILSLVYLVASQIAKPLQGLARVAHDVRRKADYSLRAEWHSRDEIGQLFAAFNGMLEQLDRDRLVQQELAASARAAEAQRELVEAFPIPMVVTSVPDHEVLHVNTPARPWLNGRTGDPWRHGLEPGVRGRFFQRLADFDAVDEFEVRWHGGTAPSWAVLSARRLNFQGRDAVLTAFTPINKLKVMEQRLELWAKVFEASSESIIIMDEARKIISVNQAFCRSTGYDFYEALGQDLSFVMNTPQDTVWADLEDQNDWQGEVHFCKQNGDTYPAWLMVSSVHKSATSGEVVNYIGISIDITDRKAKEERIRFLAQHDVLTELPNRALCQQRLGEAIASARHTGEKVAVLFIDLDRFKLINDTLGHHIGDGLLRTVARRLSSAVRSDDTVSRLGGDEFVIILRHVTDLPELTAMVNDRLIPTIRQTATVDGHVLTVSCSVGVALYPEDATDQDELMRRADAAMYEAKSAGRDTARFFSPETDQRVLARQSMETQLRQALANEEFSLHYQPRLNARTRKVQGAEALLRWKNPLLGQVPPGEFIHVAEESGLIKPIGAWVLREACRNWMAMEEQGICKGLELSVNLSVAQLADPELVDQLSAVLRDTRMPPAQLELELTESHLMDNPVAAQQQVAALKALGVKVAIDDFGTGYSSLAYLKRFDIDKLKVDQSFVLGMLEDSADAAIVHAVIALGHTLGLKVVAEGVENLPTAQTLTALGCDELQGYCFSRPIPLAEWVSYLRSHALREDRRRPPIAG, from the coding sequence ATGCTGTCAAAAATTCCCTTGTGGTTGGGGCGCCTGAGTGTCGGGCGCAAACTCACGCTCATTTACCTGCTGGATTTGACTGCGGTCATTTATGTGTCCGGCATCCTGATCCACGAAAAATACCTCGCGATTGACTTCGCCCGCAAAGAAATCGTGGGTGCCAGCTACACCGAAGCGGTGCGTCACAACGTGATGGACGCGATTTTGTTGCCCGCGGACCGCCCCGGCGTGGCAACCCTGCCGGAGTTCGACAAAGCCCGGGCTGCTTATGACGCAGAGCTCAATACGGCAGCTGCGTCCCAGCGCTTGCATGAACTGCTGGTCGAGTCCCGCACCGATGCGGAACATGCCCGCATGCTCGGGCAGGCGCGTGACCTGCTCACCATCGTGGGCAACCAGTCCAACCTGATTCTGGATCCAGACCTCGACAGTTACTACGTCATGTCCCTGACCCTGCTTCGCCTGCCCGAACTCTTGCAGGTGCTGCTGGACACCCACAACTTCATGGCGAACTGGGGCTTGCGGGTGCCTGGCTTCAACCCCAACGCGCAATTGCTCACCCTCTTGGGCCGGCTGGACGCGGTGCAACAGGGGCTGGAGTCTGACTATGAGCAAACCTGGCTGGCCGGTTCGCCGGAGCTGCGTGCAGCCCTCGGGCCGGCACGCGAGGCCTTGCGCACATCACTCAGCCAATTTGCGCGTGCGGTGCATGACGTCAACAGTGCCAGCATGTCGAGCGAACAGGCAGCACTTCTGGATGCGAGTTACCGGGCCGCACTCCAGGACTTGTCAGAGAGCTGGCGCGTGGGTATTGCGCAGCTCCAAATCCTGTTGCAGACCCGTGTGGACCAGCTTTTCAAACGCATGTGGCTGCACTTGGGTACGGCGCTGCTGTTGCTGGGCTGCATTTTGAGCCTGGTGTATCTGGTGGCCAGCCAGATTGCCAAACCCCTGCAAGGCTTGGCCCGTGTGGCCCACGATGTGCGCCGCAAGGCCGACTACAGCCTGCGCGCCGAGTGGCACAGCCGGGATGAAATCGGTCAACTGTTTGCCGCTTTCAACGGCATGCTGGAGCAACTGGACCGCGACCGGCTGGTGCAGCAGGAGCTGGCCGCCAGCGCCCGCGCTGCGGAAGCCCAGCGAGAATTGGTGGAGGCCTTCCCCATTCCCATGGTGGTGACTTCGGTGCCGGACCACGAAGTGCTGCACGTGAATACGCCCGCCCGCCCCTGGCTCAACGGCCGCACCGGCGACCCCTGGCGCCATGGGCTGGAGCCCGGTGTGCGCGGTCGCTTTTTTCAGCGTCTGGCGGACTTTGATGCGGTGGATGAATTCGAGGTGCGCTGGCACGGCGGCACTGCGCCCTCCTGGGCGGTGCTGTCTGCCCGGCGTCTGAACTTCCAGGGTCGCGACGCCGTGCTCACCGCGTTCACCCCCATCAACAAACTCAAGGTGATGGAGCAGCGGCTGGAGCTGTGGGCCAAGGTGTTTGAGGCGTCCAGCGAAAGCATCATCATCATGGACGAGGCCCGCAAAATCATCAGCGTGAACCAGGCTTTCTGCCGCAGCACCGGTTACGACTTTTACGAGGCGCTCGGGCAGGACCTGAGCTTTGTGATGAACACCCCGCAAGACACCGTGTGGGCCGACCTCGAAGACCAGAACGACTGGCAAGGCGAAGTGCACTTCTGCAAACAAAATGGTGACACCTACCCCGCATGGCTGATGGTCTCCTCCGTACACAAGAGTGCGACCAGCGGCGAGGTGGTGAACTACATTGGCATCTCCATCGACATCACCGACCGCAAAGCCAAGGAGGAACGTATCCGCTTCCTGGCCCAGCACGATGTGCTGACCGAGTTGCCCAACCGTGCCTTGTGCCAGCAGCGTCTAGGTGAGGCGATTGCCAGTGCACGCCACACCGGCGAGAAGGTGGCGGTGCTGTTCATCGACCTGGACCGATTCAAGCTCATCAACGACACCCTGGGCCACCACATCGGCGATGGCTTGCTGCGCACCGTGGCGCGCCGCCTCAGCAGCGCGGTGCGTTCAGACGATACGGTCAGCCGTCTGGGTGGGGACGAATTCGTCATCATCCTGCGCCATGTGACCGACCTGCCGGAGCTGACCGCCATGGTCAACGACCGCCTGATTCCGACCATCCGCCAGACCGCCACGGTGGATGGCCATGTGCTCACCGTGTCCTGCAGTGTGGGCGTGGCGCTTTACCCCGAGGATGCAACGGACCAGGACGAGCTGATGCGCCGCGCCGATGCGGCCATGTATGAGGCCAAATCCGCCGGGCGCGATACGGCACGCTTTTTCTCTCCCGAGACCGACCAGCGCGTGCTTGCCCGGCAGTCCATGGAGACGCAGTTGCGCCAGGCGCTGGCCAATGAAGAGTTCAGCCTGCATTACCAACCGCGGCTGAACGCCCGCACGCGCAAGGTGCAGGGTGCCGAGGCCCTGCTACGCTGGAAAAACCCGTTGCTGGGGCAGGTGCCTCCGGGTGAGTTCATCCACGTAGCCGAAGAAAGCGGTTTGATCAAACCCATAGGCGCCTGGGTGCTGCGCGAGGCCTGCCGCAACTGGATGGCCATGGAAGAGCAAGGCATCTGCAAGGGGCTGGAGCTGTCGGTCAACTTGTCTGTCGCGCAGCTGGCCGACCCCGAGCTGGTGGACCAGCTCAGCGCCGTGCTGCGCGATACCCGCATGCCACCCGCACAACTCGAACTCGAGCTCACTGAATCCCACCTGATGGACAACCCGGTGGCCGCCCAGCAACAGGTGGCCGCGCTCAAGGCGCTGGGTGTGAAGGTGGCGATTGATGACTTCGGTACCGGTTACTCCAGCCTGGCTTATCTCAAGCGTTTCGACATCGACAAGCTCAAGGTGGACCAGTCCTTTGTGCTGGGCATGTTGGAAGACAGTGCCGATGCCGCCATCGTGCATGCGGTGATTGCGCTGGGCCACACTTTGGGCCTGAAGGTGGTGGCGGAAGGGGTAGAGAACTTGCCTACCGCCCAGACCCTGACCGCACTGGGCTGCGACGAGCTGCAGGGCTACTGCTTCAGCCGCCCGATCCCTTTGGCCGAGTGGGTGAGCTACCTGCGCAGCCACGCCCTGCGCGAGGACCGTCGCCGGCCGCCGATCGCCGGCTAG
- a CDS encoding DEAD/DEAH box helicase family protein — MASNFSFLQAEWPALYAEATKAEQAALTDPRTACFYARRTLELAVVWLFQAEGGRSGRLQMPYKPDLSAFLFEPSFKVLVGPALHAKMDVVRKQGNNAVHSARPITASDGTAVLRELFQVAFWLARNYGRNVAARPDPALQFRAELLPRPINAAAEQAAAQASAQATQAALQKLATLADELAARDAALAAAQQKTAALDAELAQLRAEVAAAKAANTATPDSHDYNEAETRDLYIDLLLKEAGWKLDQARDREFEVQGMPNNQGVGYVDYVLWGDDGKPLAVVEAKRTRRDARVGQQQAKLYADCLQTQFGQRPLIYTTNGYEHWFWDDSTYPPRPVQGFHKKDELQLLVQRRTSAKPLAGVTINPEIVERHYQLRAIRRIGETFERDRQRKALVVMATGAGKTRTVIALVDLLQRANWTKRILFLADRVALVNQAANAFKAHLPDAAAVNLVTDKETEGRVFVSTYPTMMGLINETDDGLRRFGVGHFDLIIVDEAHRSIYQKYKAIFAYFDALLVGLTATPKDEIDRNTYSLFELENGVPTDAYGLEDAIAEKYLVPPRAVSVPLKFQREGIKYAELSEDERAQWDALDWDDEGHAPDEVGAEAVNKWLFNTDTVDKVLELLMTRGHKVAGGDRLGKTIVFAKNNAHANFIADRFNANYPHYAGQFARVITYQTEYAQSLIDDFSIKEKAPHIAISVDMLDTGIDVPEVVNLVFFKIVRSKAKFWQMVGRGTRLCKNLFGPDQHKQEFVIFDFCQNLEFFSQNLEGSKGNVAEPLSQKTFKARLELLSVLDEQLAQEQGSARVTEPVAGYGLTAAAMRTDTANHLHTVVAGMQLDNFVVRPQRRWVEPWSQADAWHKVTGDQLADLAQHVSGLPSAVRDDDEEAKRFDLLMLRTQLGSARGDVGFAGLREKVRALADGLSELGSIPDVNKHMVLIEAVAGEEWWQDVTLPMLEQARRHLRGLIKLLEKTRRKVVYTDFEDAVGETTEVALPLGGSAGDFERFRLKVRAFLRTHENHITLHKLRRNQPLTATDLAELERLLIDSGTATAEDVARAGQEAHGLGLFVRGLVGLDREAATQALNGFVAGKTLTANQLEFVNLIVTHLTERGVMDVGLLYEPPFTSYAPQGPDALFTSAQVDELFGVLDHIKATALAA, encoded by the coding sequence ATGGCCTCCAACTTCTCATTCCTGCAGGCTGAATGGCCAGCGCTATATGCCGAGGCCACCAAGGCCGAGCAGGCTGCGCTGACCGACCCGCGCACCGCCTGCTTCTATGCGCGGCGCACGCTGGAGCTGGCGGTGGTGTGGCTGTTCCAGGCAGAAGGCGGGCGCTCTGGTCGGCTGCAAATGCCGTACAAGCCGGACCTGTCGGCGTTTTTGTTTGAGCCCAGCTTCAAGGTGCTGGTGGGCCCGGCACTGCACGCCAAGATGGACGTGGTGCGCAAGCAGGGCAACAACGCCGTGCACAGCGCCCGGCCTATCACTGCAAGTGACGGCACCGCCGTGCTGCGCGAGCTGTTTCAGGTGGCCTTCTGGCTGGCGCGTAACTACGGACGTAACGTGGCCGCGCGGCCCGACCCGGCGCTGCAGTTCCGTGCAGAGCTGCTGCCCCGCCCTATCAATGCTGCAGCAGAACAAGCCGCCGCCCAAGCCAGTGCTCAAGCCACACAGGCCGCGCTGCAAAAGCTGGCCACCCTGGCCGACGAGCTGGCAGCGCGCGATGCAGCGCTGGCCGCCGCCCAGCAGAAAACGGCGGCACTGGACGCCGAGCTGGCACAGCTGCGCGCCGAGGTAGCTGCCGCCAAAGCAGCCAACACCGCCACACCGGATTCCCACGACTACAACGAAGCCGAAACGCGCGACCTCTATATCGACCTGCTGCTCAAGGAAGCGGGCTGGAAGCTGGACCAAGCACGCGACCGCGAATTTGAAGTGCAGGGCATGCCCAATAACCAGGGCGTGGGCTATGTGGACTATGTGTTGTGGGGTGACGATGGCAAACCCCTGGCTGTGGTGGAAGCCAAGCGCACCCGGCGGGACGCGCGCGTGGGCCAGCAGCAGGCCAAACTGTATGCCGACTGCCTGCAAACCCAGTTTGGCCAGCGCCCGCTGATCTACACCACCAACGGCTACGAACACTGGTTTTGGGACGACAGCACCTACCCGCCGCGCCCGGTGCAGGGCTTTCATAAAAAGGACGAGCTGCAGCTGCTGGTGCAGCGCCGCACCAGTGCAAAACCGCTGGCGGGTGTGACCATCAACCCCGAGATCGTGGAGCGGCACTACCAGCTGCGCGCCATTCGCCGGATTGGCGAAACTTTTGAGCGCGACCGCCAGCGCAAAGCTCTGGTGGTGATGGCTACCGGTGCTGGCAAGACCCGCACCGTGATTGCGCTGGTGGACTTGCTGCAGCGCGCCAATTGGACCAAGCGCATTCTGTTTCTAGCCGACCGCGTGGCGCTGGTGAACCAGGCGGCTAACGCCTTTAAAGCGCATTTGCCGGATGCAGCGGCGGTGAATTTGGTGACCGACAAGGAAACCGAAGGCCGGGTGTTTGTGAGCACCTACCCCACAATGATGGGGCTGATTAATGAGACAGACGATGGGCTGCGCCGCTTTGGCGTGGGGCACTTTGACCTGATCATCGTGGACGAGGCGCACCGCTCCATCTACCAAAAGTACAAAGCCATCTTTGCCTATTTTGATGCGCTGCTGGTGGGCCTGACGGCCACGCCCAAAGACGAGATTGACCGCAACACCTACAGCCTTTTTGAGCTGGAAAACGGTGTGCCCACCGATGCCTACGGCCTGGAAGATGCGATTGCCGAGAAGTATTTGGTGCCGCCGCGCGCGGTGTCGGTGCCGTTGAAGTTTCAGCGCGAGGGCATCAAATACGCGGAGCTGAGCGAAGACGAGCGCGCGCAGTGGGACGCGCTGGACTGGGATGATGAAGGCCATGCCCCCGACGAGGTGGGCGCGGAGGCGGTGAACAAGTGGCTGTTCAACACCGACACCGTAGACAAGGTGCTGGAGCTGCTGATGACCCGCGGCCACAAAGTGGCGGGCGGCGACCGCTTGGGCAAGACCATTGTGTTTGCCAAAAACAATGCGCATGCCAACTTCATTGCAGACCGCTTCAACGCCAACTACCCGCACTACGCGGGGCAGTTTGCCCGCGTAATCACTTACCAGACCGAGTACGCGCAGAGCTTGATTGACGACTTCTCCATCAAAGAGAAGGCGCCGCACATTGCCATTTCGGTAGACATGCTGGACACCGGCATTGACGTGCCCGAGGTGGTGAACCTGGTGTTCTTCAAAATCGTGCGGTCCAAAGCCAAGTTCTGGCAAATGGTGGGGCGCGGCACCCGCCTCTGCAAAAACCTGTTTGGGCCGGATCAGCACAAGCAGGAGTTTGTGATCTTTGACTTCTGCCAAAACCTGGAGTTCTTTAGCCAGAACTTGGAGGGCAGCAAAGGCAATGTGGCCGAGCCATTGAGCCAAAAGACGTTCAAGGCGCGGCTGGAGTTGTTGAGCGTGCTGGACGAGCAGCTGGCGCAGGAGCAGGGCAGCGCCAGGGTGACCGAGCCTGTAGCGGGCTACGGCCTGACCGCTGCCGCCATGCGGACAGACACTGCCAACCACCTGCACACGGTGGTGGCGGGTATGCAGCTGGACAACTTTGTAGTGCGCCCCCAGCGCCGCTGGGTGGAGCCGTGGAGCCAGGCAGACGCATGGCACAAGGTCACCGGCGACCAGCTGGCGGATTTGGCGCAACACGTCTCCGGTCTGCCCAGCGCTGTGCGCGACGACGATGAAGAAGCCAAGCGCTTTGATTTGCTCATGCTGCGCACCCAGCTGGGTAGCGCGCGCGGAGATGTGGGCTTTGCCGGCTTGCGGGAAAAGGTGCGCGCGCTGGCAGACGGGCTAAGTGAGCTGGGCAGCATCCCGGATGTGAATAAGCACATGGTGCTGATTGAGGCCGTGGCGGGCGAAGAGTGGTGGCAGGACGTGACCCTGCCCATGCTGGAGCAGGCGCGCAGACACTTGCGTGGGCTCATCAAGCTGCTGGAGAAAACGCGGCGCAAAGTGGTCTACACCGACTTTGAGGATGCGGTGGGCGAAACCACCGAGGTGGCTTTGCCCTTGGGCGGCAGTGCGGGTGACTTTGAGCGCTTCCGGCTCAAGGTGCGAGCCTTCTTACGCACGCACGAAAACCACATCACCCTGCACAAGCTGCGCCGCAACCAGCCACTCACCGCGACCGACCTGGCCGAGCTGGAGCGATTGCTGATCGACAGCGGAACCGCCACCGCGGAAGACGTGGCCCGCGCGGGACAAGAGGCCCATGGACTGGGATTGTTCGTACGTGGGCTGGTGGGCTTAGACCGTGAGGCGGCGACCCAAGCGCTCAATGGTTTTGTGGCGGGCAAGACCTTGACGGCCAACCAACTGGAGTTTGTGAACCTGATCGTTACCCACCTGACGGAGCGTGGCGTGATGGATGTAGGGCTGCTGTACGAGCCGCCATTCACCAGCTATGCACCGCAAGGGCCCGACGCGCTATTCACGTCTGCCCAAGTGGACGAGTTATTTGGGGTGCTGGACCACATCAAGGCCACAGCGCTAGCGGCCTGA